CCGGAGCCGTCGGGCCGGGGAATCTCCGATGGAGAAACGGGCCCCCTCGGCCTGACGATCGCCCGATCGATCGCCGAACGGCACCGCGGGGAGCTTGGAGTTGAAAACCGGTCCGGGCAGGAAAGTCGCATCTGGATGACGCTTCCCTTGAATCCCCCTCTTGTTTGATTTAAATCGGCGCGGCACCCTCGCCTGCGGTTTCTCCCATGGCGCCGTTCTCCCGGCGATCCATCCGTTTTTACAAAACGCAAGGTCTATGGTAAGCTATGCCCGCCGTACGCCAAAATACCGGTCGACGAGTCTTGGAGCATGGAAGATTATGGGTAGACCGCTGCGCGTATTGATGGTTGAGGATTCGGAAGCGGACGCTTTATTGGTGATCCGCAAACTGAACCAGGCCGGTTACGATCCGATCGTCAAACGAGTGGACACACACGCCGCGATGGCCAAGGTTCTTTTAGATCAGGCCTGGGACATCGTCCTTTGCGACTACGACCTGCCGAAGTTCAGCGCGCCCGATGCCTTGGCGCTCGTTAAAAAAAGCGGGCTGGACCTCCCGTTCATCATCGTGTCCGGGAAGATCGCAGAAGATATGGCCGTCGCCGCCATGAAAAGCGGGGCCCAGGATTACATCTTAAAGAACGATCTCTCCCGACTGGGCCTCGTTATTGAACGGGAGTTGCGCGAGGTCAGGGTCAGAAGGGAACGGGAGCAAGCGGCGCGAACCATAAAGTACTTGGCGTATTACGACCCGCTGACCGCCTTTCCCAACCGGATTCTGCTTCTGGAGCATCTGCAACGGGCCATTGTCGACGGGCGGCAGGCCAAACACGCGGTGGCGCTGATCCTCATGGACCTGGACCGATTCAAGGAGATTAACGATACCCTGGGACATGATCACGGCGACAACCTTCTCTACCAGGTCGGATCGCGCTTAAAGCGCGTGCTGTTTGAGCCGGACATCGTTTCGCGTCTCGGCGGAGACGAGTTTGCCGTGATGCTTCCGAGGCTGGCGGCGGCTGAACACATCACGGTGGTGGTCCAAAAAATCCTGAAAGCCCTGGAAGACCCCTTCATGATCGAGAAGCTGCCCATCGCGGTTGAAACCAGCATCGGCATCGCGCTCTACCCCGATCACGGCGCGGACGCCGAGACGCTCTTTCAGCGGGCCGATGTGGCCATGTACGAGGCCAAACGCACCGGCAGCGGATATACCCTTTATGCCGCGGAACTGGATCAGCACAGTCCCCGCCGGCTGGCCTTGATGGGGGCCTTGCGCAAGGGGATCGAGCGGAACCAATTATTCCTGCACTACCAACCGAAGGTCAGTCTGACCACGGGTCGGGTGATCGGCTTGGAGGGGCTGGTTCGCTGGCGGCATCCGGAATATGGATTAATTCCTCCCGAGCAATTCATCGGCCCGGCGGAGCAAACGGGGTTGATCGGTCCGCTGACTCAGTGGGTCATCACGACGGCGCTGAACGATGATCGAGCCTGGCGGGACGCGCAGATCCCGCTCACGGTATCGGTCAATTTATCGACCCGAAGCCTCCATGATTCAAGGCTTCCGGTCCAGCTTGCGGAATGGCTGCGGCTTCACGGCGGC
Above is a window of Nitrospiria bacterium DNA encoding:
- a CDS encoding EAL domain-containing protein — its product is MGRPLRVLMVEDSEADALLVIRKLNQAGYDPIVKRVDTHAAMAKVLLDQAWDIVLCDYDLPKFSAPDALALVKKSGLDLPFIIVSGKIAEDMAVAAMKSGAQDYILKNDLSRLGLVIERELREVRVRREREQAARTIKYLAYYDPLTAFPNRILLLEHLQRAIVDGRQAKHAVALILMDLDRFKEINDTLGHDHGDNLLYQVGSRLKRVLFEPDIVSRLGGDEFAVMLPRLAAAEHITVVVQKILKALEDPFMIEKLPIAVETSIGIALYPDHGADAETLFQRADVAMYEAKRTGSGYTLYAAELDQHSPRRLALMGALRKGIERNQLFLHYQPKVSLTTGRVIGLEGLVRWRHPEYGLIPPEQFIGPAEQTGLIGPLTQWVITTALNDDRAWRDAQIPLTVSVNLSTRSLHDSRLPVQLAEWLRLHGGSPERLELEITESAIMADPGQALEILFKVYEMGVRFSIDDFGTGYSSLAYLRKLPVDAIKIDKSFVINMASDPNDLVIVRSTIELGHNMGIKVVAEGVENKETYQRLIELGCDAAQGYYMSRPLPLAELNRWLDESPWGSKQA